In a single window of the Oryctolagus cuniculus chromosome 2, mOryCun1.1, whole genome shotgun sequence genome:
- the SLC5A6 gene encoding sodium-dependent multivitamin transporter: MSVGETTSAPPTPAPDSDVITSTFSLVDYVVFSLLLVFSLAIGLYHACRGWGKHTVGQLLLADRRMGCLPVALSLLATFQSAVAILGVPSEIYRFGTQYWFLGCCYFLGLLIPAHVFIPVFYRLHLTSAYEYLELRFNKVVRICGTVTFIFQMVIYMGVVLYAPSLALNAVTGFDLWLSVLTLGIVCTIYTALGGLKAVIWTDVFQTLVMFLGQLAVIIVGSAKVGGLGRVWDVASQHGLISGIELDPDPFVRHTFWTLAFGGVFMMLSLYGVNQAQVQRYLSSRTEKAAVLSCYAVFPCQQVALSMGCLIGLVMFAYYQEYPMSTQQSQAASDQFVLYFVMDLLKGLPGLPGLFVACLFSGSLSTISSAFNSLATVTMEDLIRPWFPECSEAQAIMLSRSLAFGYGLLCLGMAYISSQMGPVLQAAISIFGMVGGPLLGLFCLGMFFPCANPPGAIVGLLAGLIMAFWIGIGSIVTSMGSGLAPSPPNGSSFSLPSNLTIATVTTLMPSTSLSKPTGLQRLYSLSYLWYSAHNSTTVIVVGLIVSLLTGGMRGRPPNPRTIYPVLPKLLALLPLSWQKRLHCTSHCQDLPVDTELFPEKMRNGALRASGDKEPMTEASPVHQGTSPTFILHETSL; the protein is encoded by the exons ATGAGCGTGGGGGAGACCAcctcagctccccccaccccagccccggacTCGGATGTGATCACATCCACTTTCTCCCTCGTGGACTACGTGGTGTTCAGCCtgctgctggttttctcccttgCCATTGGCCTCTACCATGCTTGTCGTGGCTGGGGCAAGCATACTGTTGGCCAGCTGCTGCTGGCGGACCGCAGAATGGGCTGCCTCCCGGTGGCTCTGTCCCTGCTGGCCACCTTCCAGTCGGCCGTGGCCATCCTGGGTGTGCCATCGGAGATCTACCGGTTTGGGACGCAGTATTGGTTCCTGGGTTGCTGCTACTTCCTGGGGCTGCTGATCCCTGCACATGTCTTCATCCCCGTCTTCTACCGCCTGCATCTCACCAGTGCCTATGAG TACCTGGAGCTGCGGTTCAATAAGGTGGTGCGGATTTGTGGAACTGTGACCTTCATCTTCCAGATG GTGATCTACATGGGAGTTGTGCTCTATGCACCATCCTTGGCCCTCAATGCAG TGACTGGCTTTGATCTGTGGCTGTCAGTGCTGACCCTGGGCATTGTCTGTACAATCTACACTGCTCTG GGTGGGCTGAAGGCCGTCATCTGGACAGATGTGTTCCAGACACTGGTCATGTTCCTAGGGCAGCTGGCGGTTATCATCGTGGGGTCGGCCAAAGTGGGCGGCTTGGGGCGTGTGTGGGATGTGGCCTCCCAGCATGGCCTCATCTCTGGGATCGA GCTGGACCCCGATCCCTTTGTGCGGCATACCTTCTGGACCTTGGCCTTCGGGGGCGTCTTCATGATGCTCTCCTTGTATGGGGTGAACCAGGCCCAGGTGCAGCGCTACCTCAGTTCCCGCACAGAGAAAGCGGCTGTGCT CTCCTGCTATGCGGTGTTCCCCTGTCAGCAGGTGGCCCTCAGCATGGGCTGCCTCATTGGCCTGGTTATGTTCGCCTATTACCAGGAGTATCCCATGAGCACCCAGCAGTCTCAAGCAGCCTCTGACCAG TTCGTGCTCTACTTTGTGATGGACCTGCTGAAGGGCCTGCCGGGCCTGCCGGGCCTCTTTGTCGCCTGCCTCTTCAGTGGCTCCCTCAG CACCATATCCTCTGCTTTCAATTCGTTGGCAACTGTTACGATGGAGGACCTGATTCGACCCTGGTTCCCTGAGTGCTCCGAAGCCCAGGCCATCATGCTTTCCAGAAGCCTCG CCTTTGGCTATGGGCTGCTTTGCCTGGGCATGGCCTACATTTCCTCCCAGATGGGACCTGTGCTACAG GCTGCAATCAGCATCTTTGGCATGGTCGGGGGTCCGCTGCTTGGACTCTTCTGTCTTGGGATGTTCTTTCCTTGTGCCAACCCTCCT GGTGCCATCGTGGGCCTGTTGGCAGGACTCATCATGGCCTTCTGGATCGGCATTGGGAGCATAGTGACCAGCATGGGCTCCGGCTTGGCACCTTCTCCTCCTAATGGGTCCAGCTTCTCCCTACCCAGCAATCTGACCATCGCCACTGTGACCACCTTAATGCCCTCGACCTCCCTCTCCAA GCCTACAGGGCTGCAGCGGCTCTATTCCCTGTCCTATTTGTGGTACAGCGCTCACAACTCCACCACCGTCATTGTGGTGGGCCTGATTGTCAGTCTGCTCACTG GAGGAATGCGGGGTCGGCCCCCGAACCCACGGACCATCTACCCAGTGCTGCCCAAACTGCTGGCCCTCCTGCCCTTGTCCTGGCAGAAGCGGCTGCACTGCACAAGCCACTGCCAG GACCTCCCTGTGGACACGGAGCTGTTTCCAGAGAAGATGAGGAATGGGGCACTGAGGGCCAGTGGCGACAAGGAGCCCATGACTGAGGCCAGCCCAGTCCATCAGGGGACCAGCCCCACCTTCATCCTCCACGAGACCTCCTTGTGA